The nucleotide sequence AAGTATAATATTTAGGATGGCCATCCATGCTTACTTAAGCGCACAtcaaaaagaacataaaaaactAACAATTTGCATTTACCCATTTTGATATGCACAGAATTCATATAAGCCGGCATGATAAGATTTTGGTGCTAACATGCACACCCTAAACCCAAAAAAATACCTAGTTTTAACAGCGAGCACGGTAACAACTTTTTTCTACGAAGATAGATTAGGCCTGCTACTTATTTCTAGTATGACATGATATATGCCTGAACCAGCAAAGGAAATGCATGGCAAGACATTGTACCATACCAACCAGACAACAAGCAATTCCTTCATACTTTCTTCCGTCATCGAGTCCCAATCTTAGCATACATACTGTTCTCACTTTCCAGCCACCACATACATGTCGCTAATCTCGGCTTTGGTTTTAGTAAAAATGCATTATTCCTAAACAAAAACCAACTGAAACAAACTCTATAGAAGCAACCCAATACAAGTAAAGAACTACATGCACATGATCCCCAAAAGAATATTCTCGAAAAAGCTGCATACAATTTTGATCTTACATAGTATCATTTAAACCAACATTATCATGTTGTTCTACTTTATTCAGCCCCAAGAGCCTCCACACTTCCTGACCACATCCACGGTCTAGCAGGATAACAAACTCTATTTTTCCAAGATAGTGGTTGTTGAGTTTATATCGATAACCTTTTTCACTTCCTACATTGATCAAATGGTGCACATGCAAATGCAAATGAAGTTGTCTAGTCAGAAGTATACCGATAAAAAACACAAGATCATAGGAGAATGTATGTTAAACCATGAAAAGAAATGGACTGGATAATTAATAACAGTTTAATAAAAGCTGAATATTAATTTAAAGCTCACCTCCATAATAGTTCTTCCACACGCTACTTGTGATGTGAAACGGATACTATCTGCATATAATTATGATACAATAGCATTCAATTAGAAAGCAGAAAGAACCATAAATGTTATGTAACAAcaaattatcaaaaaataaataaattttcaaaCGAGTAAAGAGAAATATTCTATATTCTTATGAATGACCCCTTCAAACAAATCCaaccaagttttttttttcctcaaaatcACTCAAGAACAAAAGATGATATCATAAAAACTTAACCCTCTCAAAATCTACATGCATCACGATAGTTCGtctgaggggtattttcgtaatttggacaaaggatagaaccgaaatttctcaaatttcgaagggtaaaactgtcttttgcccagaaaaccctaaccctctccCCTTCTGTGTTGCCGGCGGCGGCCACTGCAGGGGCCGGGGGGCGGGGGGCGGGGGCGGCgccgcccctgcaggtgggcgccacCGCGGGCGCGGCACCCGCAGGAGCCGCTGcctcgcggcgcctctgcccacggGCGGCGCCGCACCAGCTGGCCAGCGCCGCCCGCTAGGGCTCGCTGCGCCGCTGCTAGCGGCTCGCGTGCAGGCCCAGCGCCGGCAGGCGACGCCCTTGCGCGCGGGCGCAGTGCCCGCGCGCAGGTGGCCGCCGTGCCTGCGGGCGCCGCTGCAGGCGAcctgcctgcacgcagatggcagcgcTGCCCCGTAAGCTTAGAAAAAGTACTAGCCCCGTATGCTTACTTCTTTCTTGATTTCTTCTTTGATTGAGCGCGGTTCTGCAGGGGCGATCTAAGGCCTCTTTCTTCTTGTAGGTGCCTTCGCAGCAGTCCGTCGTTTCTTGAGAATCGGACGTTGCTCGCTCAAAGATCCTATTCCAATCATAAGCCGCTGCAACAGTAATGTAGCCTACACCGCGGAGCGTAGCTTCCGGCCTTCCTTTAAGCCTATAAATAAGGGCAGCAGTTTACTCATCTCTTTTGAGTCTTGTCGGTTCTGTATCGATTGTGGCAGAAGGTTCGCcgaaacataaaataaatattttaaaatcaatctATCGTACGAATAATATATCATTGTTGAAAAATCTTTAGGGTGAAATTACATACGTaacgaaagaataaaaaataaaatcgttAATTCCCCGTATgtttgttcgttgtcgtgcgaagattgatacgcaaaaattcgtaaaacttaaaattacatatataataGATAGATTGTATATCCCGATGCCTCTGTAAATTTTTACGAGAGGGTGAAaagggtcaagcgccctcctctccagCAGTGATTCACACGGCAAAAttgcgacgctcctcaaaactccaaactAAATAGAagtccctatcaaaccctaatgaatcctcccctattgagtattggatctgcatccaattacccaaacctTTTTAGATTCGTAGATCTATATATTTAATAATCTATAAttggcttttattagatctcatccataggatccaataattcatgggcttattggatatctaataagatatatgctccctctaggtccaatatcgagctggtcgtgagtcatacctgtcagaactccttctagcttagtgtattattatctccataataattcattcgactcatcgactatggatatacTAGACCACTATGCCGCAGTCCCCAGATAATACAGAAGAATCCAATTAATTGGACCTGATCACGTGATCTACACGTATAAATAATGCAATTTTGAGTACAGTCAACTAACTAGATGTGTGTAAAAATGATCAAACATCCATCATCTTATTGACACCGACGGTCACCAGACTCTGAATCGACGCTTTCGATTCACATGGAGCATTGGAAAATGATCCCCACTCGACGTCTTATTAATTCCACGATGGCTGGTGACGTCTTATTAATTCTACGGTGGCTGGGGACGTCTTATTAATTCCACGGTGGCTGGTGCAGAAGGTCCGAAGACCTGGTGGTACGGTTACCCTCCTCCAATTGCAGATTAAGAGGACGAAAAATATACTAAAACCGTGAAAAGTGGTTCGATCCCCATTTATCTTACTATCATATTCTGTTAACAGATGCCAACTGCCAGCAGACTCCTTGTCATAACCTTACTCTCTCCGACTCGTCCAAAAACTCTTTAGCCTATCCATTGATATTCATTTTCAACCACTCGCTCGTAGGTCATAGATGATGTCAGCCAATTACATTGAATGCTTATTAGATGATGCTTCATGTCTAAGCTGGCTACACCACTTAGAGTTATTTTCTTATTAGACTTTCATAATCATAAGATGTTTTATTATGATCGATTCGATTATATCATTGTCATAAGAAGTTTCATGGCcgatttgatcattttgtcaattcgatctcattattgtgtcgTAGGATGCTTGATGGTTGATTGTTGTCATCACATGTTAGTTCATGACTGATTGATTGCATCATTAATGTATGATGCATCAATTGTGCTATCATGGTAGAATGCTTCATGGACGATTCAATCACATTATTGTTAGAAGATACATCTTTGGATATTTCGATCGTGTTGATACAGGGATCGCCTCTTCATGTGGTTTTGGCGTGACTCTTCATTGCTTGTGTTATGCGTGTTATTCAATTTTCTCGCTTTGAATTTCGATTGCATAACGAATACTGTTTCGTGTGCAAAGTTTGTTAGTGCCTAGCCAAGATTTGATCGGTTGTGTTATGCATGTAATTTTAACACTGAAAAATTAGCATCCATCCTAGTTAAACAATGCATTTATGTTGAAGCGACTCTCTATTAAAGCAAAGATTTGGGTCTTAATCCATCAAATAAAATCGATCTTGAAGGTTGCAAACTGAAACCATTTCTACAAGCTCAATGCAATGTATCTTTCCCTCATAAAACATCGACTGCTGACTATCGCAAAAAAAAGACTTAAAAGAGCAATGaataaagaataaagaaaaaTACCGTTTCCAAATGAACAGAACCAGCGCAATAATCAACATCAAGAAACCAAAATACCAACAATTACAAGAGTttcgatataaaaaaatattaaataaaaaaacaaacaTGAAATACGAAAATTGGATCCAGCATTTACCCTTGAAACACATCGGCCAAGGATCACCTGATTATGAGCTCTAGACAATTGAATCGGGCTTCGACGGTCGCAACCATAGCTACGGAATCCGACATACAGAGGGCCGAACGATTCCCACAAATAAACCTTGCTTCTCGTGCTGCAAGCCTGATCTTTGGGGCAGCCCTAACCCAGGCATTGCTCCTCGCTTCGATTCAAAGCGAAGGGTGGGATGAGAGTCTCAGAAAGGATCTCTATAAGGAAAAGATTGGGAGGTACTTGGAAGGTGAAACAAATCGGTCGAAGAAAAGAACTTGGAATGGGAAAGAGACGTCGTTCGAAGAAAAGACACCCCCTTTTGTGCTCGTTGACCCATAATTACCGCTCATTAACGAGCAAGGCTATATAAGTAATATCGTTAGTCATCGGTTCTTTTGTAATATTTAATTTAAGACATATTATGTATAATTGATCGCATATAACTCGTGCATTATATCTTCTACTTAGCAAACCGAAGGCACATTGTTTCATCGGTCAAGAATGTTAATATAGCATGCCTTGTTAAAATGTCCAGGTCGAAGATACGAGCAAAATATATGAAGCAAGCAGATAAATCAAGACATAATAAATCTGAAACGTAATTTTGACTGACATAATAATGCTATTTTACGGTATCTTGTCCCCTTCAAAATGTGAGCATCTTCCGCCCAACAAGAACGTGCTATGTCAGCTGATAAGCTAAAAAGATTTCATGGCACATGAAAACCTCTTGAATCAAAGAATATAAAGGATACAGCATACATTCTTTCACCAAGTTTATGTACACATGCTCTTTAATCTTTGGATAGTAATGGCCAGTGATATAACAAAGCTTAAGTAATATGGGGTAACTTCATAAAAAATATGGCTCTCTGAGTGTTGATATTCATTCTGATTAGTAATTCTTATGGTACAACAGATACGTTTCAAAGAAAACACAAGTCGCTAGCTCTAGAAATTTTAGCTCGATTCACAAACCTTATTTATTGGGTCTGAGATACGTCCTTGGGCCCTTCCGCACACCTACCATGATGACTTGCTGCTGTTGTTTTGCCTTTTTCTCCCGTTCCCTCTCCTCGTTCAACTTATCTGCTTCCGCTTGCTCTTTTCTGAgattctccatctcctcctccattgcagtcttctcttccttctgcttcttcttgtgttcaagcaTAGATGTATCCGACTCTTTAACAGAGAAAAACATTGGTCCCAGCTCAGCCAGCCAATGTGGCTCGATTATCCTAGTTGTAATTACTGACCAATAAAGCATGCAGCAATAGATCTAGCATATCTTAAAACCGCATGGTTGGTCAGTGCTCTATAGTGTTTTTCTTCAGGTGGCTCAAAGGTGTTTTGTATTAATTACAACAATGTTCCttgatgaaataaatctgata is from Musa acuminata AAA Group cultivar baxijiao chromosome BXJ1-6, Cavendish_Baxijiao_AAA, whole genome shotgun sequence and encodes:
- the LOC135677932 gene encoding eukaryotic translation initiation factor 3 subunit A-like, which encodes MFFSVKESDTSMLEHKKKQKEEKTAMEEEMENLRKEQAEADKLNEEREREKKAKQQQQVIMVGVRKGPRTQVACSGARRHGGHLRAGTAPARKGVACRRWACTRAASSGAASPSGRRWPAGAAPPVGRGAARQRLLRVPRPRWRPPAGAAPPPPPAPRPLQWPPPATQKGRGLGFSGQKTVLPFEI